The Leptospira sp. WS60.C2 genome includes the window ACCTTCTACCTTTCATGAGACGTCCCGTAAACTCATCGACGATGATGACTTCCCCATCTTGCACCACATAGTCTTTGTCTTTATAGAAGATTTTATGGGCTTTGAGTGCTTGTTGGACGTGGTGGACTAACTCGATATTTTCAGCATGGTATAAGTTTTCGACTTCCAATAACTTTTCCACGTGGTGGACACCAGCTTCGGACAGAATCACATTTTTTGCTTTTTCATCGATTTCAAAATCTTCCCCTTCCACGAGCTTTGGAATGATTTTGTTTACTTTTAAATACTTGTCGGTGGATTCTTCTGCAGGACCAGAAATGATGAGTGGAGTTCTTGCTTCATCAATCAAGATGGAGTCAACCTCATCCACAATGGCAAAGTTATGTTGGCGTTGCACACGGTGTTCCTTGTAACTAACCATATTGTCACGAAGGTAATCAAAACCAAATTCATTATTTGTTCCGTAAGTGATGTCAGAATTATAAGCAACTTTTCGCTCTTCGTGATCCATATCATGTTGGATCACACCAACGGAAACTTTCAAAAATTCAAAGATAGGTCGCATCCAATTTGCATCACGTTTCGCTAAATAATCGTTAACTGTTACAACATGTACACCTTCTCCGGAGAGAGAATTGAGATATATCGGAAGAGTTGAAGTTAAAGTTTTCCCCTCTCCCGTTTTCATCTCAGAAATATTGCCCCAATGTAAGGAAATACCACCCATCATCTGCACATCGAAATGTCGCATCCCGAGTGTTCGATAGGCAACTTCTCTTACAGTGGCAAATGCTTCTGGCAATATATCATCGAGTGTTTCCCCATTTGCCAATCTTTCTTTAAACTTCTTTGTTTGGAATGATAAAGTTTCGTCATCCATCGCTTTGATGGTCACTTCATATGAATTGATTGCTTCTACGATTGGACTGAGTCTCTTTAGGTCTCTTTCGTATTTGCTACCGAATAGTATGGTTAATAGTTTCTGAAACATGTTTTGTCCGTTATAAATTTATAATATTGCGAAATATGATTTTGGCAGTTTCTTCCATCGCCTTCTGTTTGGATTCCAAATCAGAAAAATCCCCTTTCCCTTTAGCGATAAAATCTTTGTGCACATTTTGCCAAACGTGCAACATTGCTAAAGTGGGCTCAAGATGAGTTTGGAATGCAAAAATTCCGTTTTTGTAAGAGAACATTTGATTTGCATAATATTCACTTGCAAGAAGATGTTCTGCTCCAACTGGTATATCAAAAATATCTTCATGCAAATGGAATGCAGAAATCGCCTCTGAATTGATTCCTGCAAAAATAGGATGCTCTGGTTTTAAAATTTGTAGATCCGAAAATCCAGTCTCAGGACCTTTTGTCCCCGGTCTCACATTGGCACCTAATGCGCGCGCTATGATTTGCGAACCGAGACAAATCCCAATGAGCTTTCGATTGGGCATAACGGCTACGTTTTCAACAATTTCGTAATAAGGTTTAAAGAACTCTTGCTTGCTTGGATCTGCAACCGACTGCGGCCCACCTAACATCACAATTAGATCAAAGTTCAAATGAATTTCCGGCATCAAATGCACTCTTGTATCGTAGGCATTTTGATAACTGATACGGTATCCCTTTTCTCGTAAGATTGGTTCTAGGATTCCAGGACCTTCACAATCAATAAATCTGATAAAGACTGCTCTCATATTGATTCCATCCCAAACTGGTAACGAAAGAAATTGAATTTTGGATCCTTCTCAATGGTATCTTTGGTTGTTTGTTCTGAGATCGATCCGAGAAAATTATAATACAAACGGAGAGGTTTGGTTTCAAAAAGTAACGTTTCGGGAGTTCCTGTGACAAGCCCACCTTCTTTCACTCGAAACGGTTGTTTCATATAAACAATCGGAAGTTGGATCTTGCGATTTTTGATCTCAGATTCCATTCTCTCTTTTGCCATTTGATATACCTTACCAAACGGAAGTTCGTCGGTAACATCTGGCACAATTTGATAGGGATCGACAACCATATAAATTGCCTTACTTGGATACTTGTTTTGTAACTCAGCATGGAGTAGATTTAGCGCTGGAATTTCTTTCCAACAGGGCACACAATCTGGAGAGTAAACATTGAGCGCAATTTGGTCTTTTTCGAGACTGGCAAATTGAATTTCCTCTCCAGTTGCCATAACTCCGACAAACGAGCCTTCTCCGAAATACGAAGTTTTTGCAGGAGCACAGCTAATGAGACATAAACTAATAATCAAGATGAGGGAGGCTTTCATAAATCCGATACTTTGACGGTCCATCCCCATGGTTTGGACTAGGAGAACGTCTGTAAAGCCCGTTTTCGAACTTTCCCTTGACATCTGACCCCCGTACCCCACTCTGGTCTAACGTTCCACTCACTTCCCCAGGAATTTATAAAAAATGAGCCAATCACATAAAGAAGACTTCGATATCGTATCCTTAATAGAACTTTGCCGGGAAAAAAAATACGAAACATGTGTGGCCGGTTTCAGTGCGATCGATAAAATCGAAAAAATCACACTTCCTAAAAAATTAAAAAACCGAAAACTCACAGTGCAAGCTCTTTATGCACTCACCAATGATGTGGTGCAATGGAAATACCTTTCCTCAGAGGAAAAAGCACAACTCCAAGCTGAAAAAGACAAATTGGCTGGTGTGACTTCTACGGCAGGAACTTCGTTTGCTCCTCACGCAGAAGAGGATATCGAAGAAGATTTCATTCCAGAAGAAGAAGCTAAAAAACCAGACTTTGAAGATGGTTACGAAGATGAATTCGGCGATGATTCTGATGACGACGAAGAGGACGACGACGATGATTTCGATGACGACTCTGACGACGATGATGATTCAGATGAGGACGAAGAGGATTAGAGGTTAGCCCCATTCCTCTACTTCCCCTTTTTCAAAACAACCTTCTCCACAACTTTCAAACCAACGAAACATTTTTTTTACACTCAAAAGTCTCCCCTGAAAAGGAGGCTTCTCGTTTTTTAAGCCAAATCCAATCTGATTCTATCCCCATCATTCTAGGTGTTGGCGCATTACATTCCGTACGTGCATTCCTTAACGCGGACACGACCCACTCAGTTGTTTTGTTTTGGGAACCATTGTCCGAGATTTACGAAGTACCGGCATTCCAAAATGAAGTAGACGGACTAGTGGACAAAGCAAAGGCAAGAGGTATCATACTTTTTGTCATTAAGGGAAGTAAACCTAATTGGTTGGAGATACAAACAAGTCTCAGAGCCGCACTCCAAGACGATCGGATCACCCAATCCAAATGGACCTTATACGAAACTCCAAATTACGAACGTTTGTTTCCAAACATAGTGAAAGAATGCCGTAACCAATTCATTTCCCAGTTTAGCTCTGAAAACACGAATGAGAATACCATCTCACACTTTCAAAAACTCTGGACTCATCACTATTTAAAGAACAAACAAATATTGGAAACCAAACACGAAAAAGTTGATTGGTTTCAATCTTTCTCTTCGGAGAATCCGAATGTTCTATTTTTAGGGGCAAGTCCAAGTCTAGAGAAAGACATAGAGTCGATCAAAGCTCAGAGACACGATTGGATTCTTTTTGCGAGTGATACATCGATCGGATTTTTACTCACAAACAAAATGCAACCAGATTACATTGTCTCCTTCGATTCAGGGAGAGGAACATCTTATCATTTTTTGACAGAAATACCAAAGGAAATTCCCATCATTACTTGGTTAGGTGGGGCGCCGTACTTATTCGAACTTCCAAATCCTAAAATACTTGTGAATACGGGGCACCCTCTCGATCAAATTGTGGAATTTCTATTCCAAAAGGAACAGAAATTGAGTTGGCCACATTACCAAAATCGGAGCTTGAATCTATTGGGAATGGTGTCCTCAATTACGAAAGGAATTCAAAATCGAAATTTTGCGATGAGCGGAGTGAGTTTTGTAGCAGAACTTGGAAAGTCCCATTGTAAAGGAACTGGGTATGAACGTTACTACCTTCCACAAGTAGAACGAAAAAAAAGTTTAGAGATCCTCACCAAACGTCTGTATTCTGGAACACGAAAAGGTAAAAATCAAATTGTTTGGGAAGAATTACAATCCACAAAGGGTTCGGAAGCCATGTCTTTTTTTTCTGAGCTACCGAGATTGGATTCTAAAAGTAAGATCATAACAAAACATAACATGCATTCATTTCAGGGTTTTCCCCCAAGTATTTCGGATTTGGCAAAGTGGGCCAACCAAGACCAATCCGGTATCATTCATTCCAAAACCCTCAACACATGGTTGCGGTTTTCACCAGGTTACGCTCCGTAAAGAATTGGTATTTCTTGTAAATTCCATTCGGCACGTTCACGATTGGCGGGAATCCGATCGGAAACTTTTATTTTTTTGGTTTTTCCCTTAGGTCTTCTCTCTAAGTCCTCTAAGATTTTTTCTAATCGTTCTTCCATCATCATATGCAAATTGATTTGGTCTAACATATCCATCATGTTTTCCTCCACTGATACATACACATTACTACCTGCCCCAGACAAAATAGAAACCCCTGTGGAAAAAAATATCAATTGCCTCCAAAAGAATTCAAATTATAAGAGTGTTACGGGAAACATCGTTTGTGAATTTTAAAGACATCATTTCTCAATTAGAAACATCGAAAGAATCCAGAATTAATTTTTATTTT containing:
- a CDS encoding TlpA family protein disulfide reductase, with the protein product MSRESSKTGFTDVLLVQTMGMDRQSIGFMKASLILIISLCLISCAPAKTSYFGEGSFVGVMATGEEIQFASLEKDQIALNVYSPDCVPCWKEIPALNLLHAELQNKYPSKAIYMVVDPYQIVPDVTDELPFGKVYQMAKERMESEIKNRKIQLPIVYMKQPFRVKEGGLVTGTPETLLFETKPLRLYYNFLGSISEQTTKDTIEKDPKFNFFRYQFGMESI
- a CDS encoding DNA primase — encoded protein: MSQSHKEDFDIVSLIELCREKKYETCVAGFSAIDKIEKITLPKKLKNRKLTVQALYALTNDVVQWKYLSSEEKAQLQAEKDKLAGVTSTAGTSFAPHAEEDIEEDFIPEEEAKKPDFEDGYEDEFGDDSDDDEEDDDDDFDDDSDDDDDSDEDEED
- a CDS encoding type 1 glutamine amidotransferase; amino-acid sequence: MRAVFIRFIDCEGPGILEPILREKGYRISYQNAYDTRVHLMPEIHLNFDLIVMLGGPQSVADPSKQEFFKPYYEIVENVAVMPNRKLIGICLGSQIIARALGANVRPGTKGPETGFSDLQILKPEHPIFAGINSEAISAFHLHEDIFDIPVGAEHLLASEYYANQMFSYKNGIFAFQTHLEPTLAMLHVWQNVHKDFIAKGKGDFSDLESKQKAMEETAKIIFRNIINL
- a CDS encoding 6-hydroxymethylpterin diphosphokinase MptE-like protein, with protein sequence MSEIYEVPAFQNEVDGLVDKAKARGIILFVIKGSKPNWLEIQTSLRAALQDDRITQSKWTLYETPNYERLFPNIVKECRNQFISQFSSENTNENTISHFQKLWTHHYLKNKQILETKHEKVDWFQSFSSENPNVLFLGASPSLEKDIESIKAQRHDWILFASDTSIGFLLTNKMQPDYIVSFDSGRGTSYHFLTEIPKEIPIITWLGGAPYLFELPNPKILVNTGHPLDQIVEFLFQKEQKLSWPHYQNRSLNLLGMVSSITKGIQNRNFAMSGVSFVAELGKSHCKGTGYERYYLPQVERKKSLEILTKRLYSGTRKGKNQIVWEELQSTKGSEAMSFFSELPRLDSKSKIITKHNMHSFQGFPPSISDLAKWANQDQSGIIHSKTLNTWLRFSPGYAP